A window of Proteus columbae contains these coding sequences:
- the yajC gene encoding preprotein translocase subunit YajC — protein sequence MSFFISDAVASAGQAAPEASFMSILPMLVIFILIFYFMILRPQQKRTKEHRKLMDSIGKGDEVLTTGGLIGRVVKVSDNGYIVVALNETTEVTIKRDFVAAVLPKGTMKAI from the coding sequence ATGAGTTTTTTCATTTCTGATGCTGTTGCTTCTGCTGGACAAGCAGCACCTGAAGCTAGCTTTATGTCTATTTTACCGATGTTAGTGATCTTTATTCTGATTTTCTATTTTATGATCCTACGTCCACAGCAAAAACGTACTAAAGAACATCGTAAACTGATGGATTCTATTGGTAAAGGTGATGAAGTTTTAACGACTGGTGGTTTAATTGGTCGTGTTGTTAAGGTTTCAGATAACGGCTATATCGTTGTTGCTCTGAATGAAACAACTGAAGTAACTATCAAACGTGACTTTGTTGCCGCTGTATTACCTAAAGGCACAATGAAAGCTATTTAA